A stretch of Roseovarius sp. M141 DNA encodes these proteins:
- a CDS encoding flavodoxin domain-containing protein, with the protein MNILIIYATVEGQTFKIARFTAEHVKELGHDVVLVNADDPTKIAFEGIDAVILAAPVHQRRHPKTLEALIEASRSALEQCRTLLMSVSLSAAFPEGLEDAKAYVNEMKTRESFSPDTEMLVAGAIRTGEYDYFATQFVQHVVLRDRGYDFSTGEHEFTDWQAVASGVSGFLETV; encoded by the coding sequence ATGAATATACTCATCATTTACGCGACGGTTGAGGGGCAAACCTTCAAGATCGCCCGTTTCACCGCCGAGCATGTCAAAGAACTGGGGCATGATGTTGTGCTGGTCAATGCTGACGACCCCACCAAGATCGCTTTCGAGGGGATCGATGCCGTTATTCTCGCCGCGCCAGTCCACCAGCGGCGCCATCCCAAGACGCTTGAGGCGCTTATCGAAGCGTCAAGAAGCGCATTGGAACAGTGCAGAACGCTTCTGATGTCAGTCAGCCTGAGCGCCGCGTTTCCCGAAGGTCTGGAAGACGCCAAGGCTTACGTAAATGAAATGAAAACACGCGAGAGCTTCAGCCCTGATACCGAAATGTTGGTCGCCGGCGCGATTCGCACCGGCGAGTATGACTACTTTGCCACGCAATTCGTACAGCATGTCGTTCTTCGTGACAGGGGCTACGACTTCAGTACCGGAGAGCACGAGTTCACGGATTGGCAAGCGGTCGCATCAGGGGTTTCCGGGTTTCTCGAGACGGTATAG
- a CDS encoding APC family permease produces MATSSGGGGASLQRSIGWKDAFWMASGVPALVLFSIGGIAATIGNPSWVIWMLSVTFGFLQAFVYAEIAGLFPNKSGGASIYGAAAWVRYSKIIAPLSVWCNWLAWTPVLAIGGGLAAGYVLTSLFGADSAINSWEITLLPLDFLNAGLTLRINATSIVGSAILLCVFIAQHKGISAAAKLQSIIGLAVLIPLLVVGLVPLLTGDVLSENLLPLVPVAYDDAGNVIDGTWNIEGTTLFLGGLFIAAWSAYAFETAICYTSEFRDPQRDTVRAIIAAGVVCVVVYTLVPLSFQGVLGVEGMLQPGIVDGSAVAGVMAGMVGGGSIIAKIMVVMLFLALVLAIMTSMAGSSRTLYQGSVDGWLPKFLSRTNEHGAPVAGMWSDLGFNLILLLMSDYLFVLAVSNCCYLVFNFLNLHSGWIHRIDNANANRPWKAPTIMLWIGGSLAFVNAMLLGAGANVWGEGTLRSAIIAIALILPVFWYRHYVTDKGQFPSKMLDDLSVGGNTDLSVRKAGMLPYITLVAGVTVVIIANQVFHL; encoded by the coding sequence ATGGCGACATCAAGTGGTGGTGGCGGGGCCAGTCTACAAAGGTCTATCGGCTGGAAGGATGCATTCTGGATGGCATCGGGCGTACCCGCGCTGGTGCTGTTTTCGATCGGTGGAATCGCGGCGACAATCGGCAACCCGTCATGGGTGATCTGGATGCTGTCAGTGACGTTCGGCTTTCTTCAGGCGTTCGTTTATGCGGAAATCGCGGGCCTTTTTCCGAACAAATCCGGCGGCGCGTCGATCTATGGCGCCGCAGCCTGGGTGCGCTATTCCAAGATCATCGCGCCGCTGTCGGTCTGGTGTAACTGGCTGGCCTGGACGCCGGTTCTGGCGATCGGCGGCGGATTGGCCGCCGGGTATGTTCTGACGTCGCTCTTTGGTGCTGATTCGGCGATCAACAGCTGGGAAATCACCCTGCTGCCGCTGGATTTCCTGAATGCGGGCCTGACGCTGCGTATCAATGCGACGTCGATTGTCGGTTCGGCCATCCTGCTGTGCGTGTTCATCGCCCAGCACAAGGGCATCTCGGCTGCCGCCAAATTGCAGTCGATCATCGGCCTTGCCGTGCTGATCCCGCTGCTTGTCGTCGGCCTTGTGCCGCTGCTGACCGGGGACGTGCTGTCGGAGAATCTGCTGCCTCTGGTGCCGGTGGCCTACGATGATGCGGGCAACGTGATCGATGGAACGTGGAACATCGAAGGCACGACACTGTTCCTTGGCGGTCTGTTCATCGCCGCATGGTCTGCCTACGCGTTCGAGACGGCGATCTGCTACACGTCCGAATTCCGCGACCCGCAGCGTGACACCGTGCGCGCCATCATCGCCGCCGGCGTTGTCTGCGTCGTGGTCTATACGCTGGTTCCTCTCAGCTTTCAGGGGGTTCTGGGTGTCGAGGGCATGCTTCAGCCGGGCATCGTCGACGGATCGGCTGTCGCGGGTGTCATGGCGGGCATGGTCGGCGGCGGCAGTATCATCGCCAAGATCATGGTCGTGATGCTGTTCCTTGCTCTGGTGCTGGCGATCATGACGTCGATGGCGGGCTCTTCACGTACCTTGTACCAAGGGTCGGTCGATGGCTGGCTGCCCAAGTTCCTGTCGCGCACGAACGAACATGGCGCGCCGGTGGCGGGCATGTGGTCGGATCTGGGGTTCAACCTGATCCTGCTGTTGATGTCAGACTATCTGTTCGTTCTGGCGGTATCGAACTGCTGCTACCTGGTGTTCAACTTCCTGAACCTTCATTCGGGCTGGATTCACCGAATCGATAACGCAAATGCCAACCGTCCGTGGAAGGCGCCCACCATCATGCTGTGGATTGGTGGATCGCTGGCCTTCGTTAACGCCATGCTGCTGGGCGCGGGTGCAAATGTGTGGGGCGAGGGCACGCTGCGCTCGGCCATCATTGCGATTGCGCTGATTCTGCCGGTGTTCTGGTATCGCCACTATGTCACTGACAAGGGCCAGTTTCCGTCCAAGATGCTGGATGACCTGTCGGTCGGCGGCAACACCGACCTGTCGGTGCGCAAGGCGGGAATGTTACCTTATATCACGCTGGTTGCTGGTGTGACCGTGGTGATCATTGCGAATCAAGTGTTCCACCTGTGA
- a CDS encoding PDR/VanB family oxidoreductase has translation MSGATKIKVRVTDIVPLNDLVTRFQFEPVDGSLLPTFSGGAHTVVEMKDGDRTRLNPYSLMSDPANRGAYTISVRRDDEGRGGSLFLHKKVKVGDEMVISNPVNLFSLDLRAKKHLMIAGGIGITPFMAQIKQLDRTHGKWELHYAARSEDLASYARELTSEHPNDVHVYYDVKGEAIDLETLLDGQPLGTHIYICGPKGMINWVRSTAADLGWPREAVHFEEFLAPKPGKPFEVKLAVSNKVIQVGEHESLLEAIERAGVDAPYLCRGGACGQCETNVLECDGKLLHQDHWLDPEEHASNEKIMPCVSRFEGKTLVLDR, from the coding sequence ATGAGCGGAGCCACCAAGATAAAGGTGCGTGTCACCGACATCGTCCCCCTGAACGATCTGGTCACGCGGTTCCAGTTCGAGCCGGTCGATGGCAGCCTCCTGCCCACATTCTCGGGCGGCGCACATACCGTCGTCGAAATGAAGGATGGCGACCGCACCCGCCTGAACCCCTATTCGCTGATGTCCGACCCCGCCAATCGGGGTGCCTACACGATTTCGGTGCGCCGCGACGATGAGGGACGCGGCGGATCACTGTTTTTGCACAAGAAGGTCAAAGTCGGGGACGAGATGGTCATCTCGAACCCCGTCAACCTGTTCAGCCTCGATTTGCGCGCGAAGAAACACCTGATGATCGCGGGCGGCATCGGCATCACGCCGTTCATGGCGCAGATCAAGCAACTGGACCGCACCCACGGCAAGTGGGAACTGCACTATGCCGCGCGCAGCGAAGATCTGGCCAGCTACGCGCGCGAATTGACGTCCGAGCATCCCAATGACGTGCATGTCTACTATGACGTCAAGGGCGAGGCCATCGATCTGGAAACCCTTCTGGATGGTCAGCCGCTGGGCACGCATATTTACATCTGCGGCCCCAAGGGCATGATCAACTGGGTGCGCAGCACCGCCGCCGATCTGGGATGGCCCCGAGAGGCCGTGCATTTCGAGGAATTCCTTGCGCCCAAGCCCGGCAAACCGTTCGAGGTGAAGCTCGCCGTGTCCAACAAGGTGATCCAGGTCGGCGAACACGAAAGCCTGCTGGAGGCGATCGAGCGCGCCGGCGTCGATGCGCCCTATCTGTGCCGCGGCGGTGCCTGCGGACAGTGCGAGACGAACGTGCTGGAATGCGATGGCAAGCTTCTGCATCAAGATCACTGGCTGGACCCCGAGGAACACGCCTCGAACGAAAAGATCATGCCGTGCGTCAGCCGATTCGAGGGCAAGACGCTGGTTCTGGACCGCTGA
- a CDS encoding NAD(P)-binding domain-containing protein: MTKRIAILGAGPSGLAQMRAFHSAKQKGEEIPEIVCFEKQDDWGGLWNYTWRTGVDQYGEPVHGSMYRYLWSNGPKEGLEFADYSFEEHFGKQIASYPPREVLFDYIKGRVEKTDVRDLIRFETVVRHVKKVDGKFQVTVCDLPKDHVYTEEFDHVICATGHFSTPNVPEFKGFDKFPGRILHAHDFRDAVEFKDQDLLIIGTSYSAEDIGSQCWKYGCKSITVSHRTQPMGFKWPDNWQEVPLLTHVDGKTAHFKDGTSKDVDAILLCTGYQHNFPFLVDGLCLATANRLATADLYKGVVWVHDPDMFYLGMQDQWFTFNMFDAQAWWVRDAIMGKIQIPSKAEMEKDVADRIALEDKGEDDYDAIRYQGNYVQELIGETDYPSFDVDGACDAFFAWKKHKKENIMTFRNHSYKSVITGTMAPAHHTPWKDALDDSLEAYLQN; this comes from the coding sequence ATGACAAAACGTATCGCAATTCTGGGTGCCGGCCCCTCGGGCCTTGCGCAAATGCGCGCTTTCCACTCTGCCAAACAGAAGGGCGAGGAAATCCCGGAAATTGTCTGCTTTGAAAAGCAGGACGATTGGGGCGGCCTCTGGAACTACACGTGGCGCACCGGCGTCGATCAATATGGCGAGCCTGTCCATGGCTCGATGTATCGCTACCTGTGGTCGAACGGCCCCAAGGAGGGTCTGGAATTTGCCGACTATTCCTTTGAGGAGCATTTCGGCAAGCAGATCGCCAGCTATCCGCCCCGCGAAGTCCTGTTCGACTATATCAAGGGCCGCGTCGAAAAGACCGACGTGCGCGATCTGATCCGCTTTGAAACGGTCGTGCGGCATGTCAAAAAGGTCGACGGCAAATTTCAGGTCACAGTCTGCGATCTGCCCAAGGACCACGTCTATACCGAGGAATTCGACCACGTCATCTGTGCAACCGGCCACTTCTCCACGCCGAACGTGCCCGAGTTCAAGGGCTTCGACAAATTTCCGGGCCGTATCCTGCATGCCCATGATTTCCGCGATGCGGTGGAGTTCAAGGATCAGGATCTGCTGATCATCGGCACGTCCTACTCGGCCGAGGATATCGGTAGCCAGTGCTGGAAATACGGCTGCAAATCCATCACCGTCAGCCACCGCACCCAGCCGATGGGCTTCAAATGGCCCGACAACTGGCAGGAAGTCCCGCTGCTGACGCATGTCGACGGCAAAACCGCGCATTTCAAGGACGGCACGTCCAAGGACGTGGACGCCATCCTGCTGTGCACCGGCTATCAGCACAACTTCCCCTTCCTGGTGGACGGGCTGTGCCTGGCTACCGCCAACCGTCTGGCGACGGCCGATCTCTACAAGGGTGTCGTGTGGGTGCATGATCCGGACATGTTCTATCTGGGCATGCAGGACCAGTGGTTCACCTTCAACATGTTCGACGCCCAAGCCTGGTGGGTCCGCGACGCGATCATGGGCAAGATCCAGATCCCCAGCAAAGCCGAGATGGAAAAGGACGTGGCCGATCGCATCGCCCTCGAGGACAAGGGCGAGGATGATTACGACGCGATCCGGTATCAAGGCAACTATGTCCAAGAGCTGATCGGCGAAACCGACTATCCCAGCTTCGATGTCGACGGCGCGTGCGATGCGTTCTTTGCGTGGAAAAAGCACAAGAAGGAAAACATCATGACCTTCCGCAACCACAGCTACAAGTCGGTCATCACCGGCACCATGGCACCCGCACACCACACCCCTTGGAAGGATGCCCTGGACGATAGCCTTGAGGCCTATCTGCAAAACTGA
- a CDS encoding FadR/GntR family transcriptional regulator has translation MSLAQTTAAFTAQTPMSATVQAVVDTIFGRIRSGEYAVDERLPSERTLSSDLGVARNTVREALEVLESHGLIRRRAGSGSFVNPQTKGAPESSHSEIAASSSPLDLQVIRGILEPDMVRLAVVNMPPRDIEALGEILSRMEAVHTDADAFVRMEEAFYRQIAVGTANPLIAGCYDLVMDAGRQSFRTAQLRRHLTPARIEDYQKRYNSLFNAIASRDTDAAVEYIKLHLIEEQRQLLQEA, from the coding sequence ATGTCGCTGGCCCAGACCACAGCTGCCTTCACCGCCCAGACGCCGATGAGCGCGACGGTTCAGGCCGTCGTCGACACCATCTTCGGGCGCATCCGCAGCGGCGAGTACGCGGTGGACGAACGCCTGCCATCCGAACGCACGCTGTCCTCCGATCTCGGCGTTGCGCGCAACACGGTGCGCGAGGCGCTGGAGGTGCTGGAGAGTCACGGCCTGATCCGGCGCCGCGCCGGCAGCGGCAGTTTCGTCAATCCGCAGACCAAGGGCGCCCCCGAATCATCGCACAGCGAGATCGCGGCGTCGTCCAGCCCGCTGGACCTTCAGGTGATCCGCGGCATTCTGGAGCCGGACATGGTGCGACTTGCCGTGGTCAACATGCCCCCCCGCGACATCGAGGCATTGGGCGAGATCCTCAGCCGCATGGAAGCGGTCCATACCGATGCAGACGCCTTTGTGCGCATGGAAGAGGCGTTCTATCGCCAGATCGCGGTCGGTACGGCTAACCCCTTGATTGCAGGCTGCTACGACCTGGTGATGGACGCGGGCCGCCAGAGCTTTCGCACCGCGCAACTGCGCCGCCACCTGACGCCGGCGCGGATCGAAGACTATCAAAAACGCTATAACAGCCTGTTCAACGCCATCGCGTCACGCGATACCGATGCGGCAGTGGAATACATAAAGCTTCATTTGATCGAGGAGCAGCGGCAACTCCTTCAAGAGGCCTGA
- a CDS encoding DUF3445 domain-containing protein codes for MTIQFNDETFRDDYSFRNSAWAIKRFPFPFDKDDYMYSVNMEPHEGGPEGSIFNNRFDVDEHYVSEMRDRALVLDQDPLRCQSLPHMTLAGWDLLELIMVAKSEDYPDLFELHRDGNKWRWINKPLGIDDSFTFLDEATLPYGPMEYITRQTQGDFAMLDQRDDNLWMDAGMITTQADWSLDFDIGMNFFEWHAPVPLAAEKGIFVRALKFLLNIQQGSPARRLNWTMTVNPLLDTSPENYHKWGVQKTTLTPENIGSKQHLRVELQTFFRLPRSNAMVFPIRCYLCAFQDLMTVPKWGRRLHRVIRDLPDELAEYKGFIANKPMMLDYLSKFDDGLPTSPGIWPEIETEPPLQK; via the coding sequence ATGACGATACAATTCAACGACGAGACGTTCCGCGACGATTATTCGTTCCGCAATTCAGCCTGGGCAATCAAACGATTCCCGTTCCCGTTCGACAAGGACGACTACATGTATTCGGTCAACATGGAGCCGCATGAAGGCGGACCCGAGGGGTCGATTTTCAACAACCGGTTCGACGTGGACGAACATTACGTCAGCGAAATGCGCGACCGCGCGCTGGTGCTGGATCAGGACCCGCTGCGCTGCCAGTCGCTGCCCCACATGACCTTGGCGGGCTGGGACCTGCTGGAACTGATCATGGTGGCCAAGTCCGAGGATTACCCGGACCTGTTCGAGCTGCACCGCGACGGCAACAAATGGCGCTGGATCAACAAACCGCTGGGCATCGACGACAGCTTTACCTTCCTGGACGAGGCCACCCTGCCCTACGGCCCGATGGAATACATCACCCGCCAGACGCAGGGCGATTTCGCGATGCTGGATCAGCGCGACGATAATCTGTGGATGGACGCGGGCATGATCACGACGCAGGCTGACTGGAGCCTGGATTTCGACATCGGCATGAATTTCTTTGAATGGCACGCGCCGGTGCCGCTGGCCGCCGAAAAGGGTATCTTCGTGCGCGCGCTGAAGTTCCTGCTGAACATTCAGCAGGGCAGCCCTGCGCGGCGCCTGAACTGGACCATGACGGTCAACCCGCTGCTGGATACCAGCCCCGAAAACTACCACAAATGGGGTGTGCAAAAGACAACTCTGACGCCCGAGAACATCGGATCGAAACAGCATCTGCGCGTCGAATTGCAGACCTTCTTCAGGTTGCCGCGCTCGAACGCGATGGTGTTCCCGATTCGTTGCTATCTGTGCGCGTTTCAGGATCTGATGACCGTGCCGAAATGGGGCCGCCGCCTGCATCGCGTGATCCGCGACCTGCCAGACGAATTGGCCGAATATAAGGGCTTTATCGCGAACAAGCCCATGATGCTGGACTACCTGTCGAAATTCGACGACGGCCTGCCCACGTCGCCCGGCATCTGGCCCGAAATCGAGACCGAGCCGCCGCTGCAAAAGTAA
- a CDS encoding group II truncated hemoglobin — MTQTVLDKLGGEDALRELVEHFYDLVEARPEGAQIVRLHMDGHGLAATRAQQFNFLCGFFGGRQYYKELHGHMNVKLIHEHIPILQKDAEDWLTLMDRALADLGHSGAHVERIRATLRRVALVLVNDGEVVGADSKRLANS; from the coding sequence ATGACACAGACAGTGCTCGACAAACTCGGTGGTGAAGACGCGCTCAGAGAGCTTGTCGAGCATTTCTATGATCTGGTCGAAGCGCGCCCCGAGGGCGCGCAGATCGTCCGCCTGCATATGGATGGGCATGGTCTGGCAGCGACGCGGGCGCAGCAGTTCAATTTTCTCTGCGGCTTCTTTGGCGGGCGTCAATACTACAAGGAACTGCACGGGCATATGAACGTGAAGCTCATCCACGAACATATTCCGATCCTGCAAAAGGACGCCGAGGATTGGCTGACCCTGATGGACCGCGCGCTGGCCGATCTGGGTCATTCGGGCGCCCATGTCGAGCGTATTCGCGCGACGTTGCGCCGGGTGGCGCTGGTTCTGGTCAACGATGGTGAAGTTGTCGGCGCGGATAGCAAGCGGCTGGCGAATAGCTGA
- a CDS encoding GXGXG domain-containing protein, whose amino-acid sequence MQTFDLEAQGLRNLNAALQAQSKETNQTAWEVVNAKGSHAIAVGLDAPIEVTVKGSTGYYCAGMNKQATVRIHGSAGPGVAENMMSGTVIIDGDASQYAGATANGGTLIIKGNASSRCGISMKGVDIIVHGNVGHMSAFMAQSGNMVVCGDAGDALGDSIYEARLFVRGSVKSLGADCIEKEMRPEHLEILKDLLERGECDAKPEEFKRYGSARKLYNFDIDNAY is encoded by the coding sequence ATGCAAACGTTTGATCTAGAAGCGCAGGGCCTGCGCAATCTCAACGCTGCGCTTCAGGCACAGTCCAAAGAGACGAACCAGACCGCCTGGGAAGTCGTGAACGCCAAGGGCAGCCACGCCATCGCCGTCGGTCTGGACGCCCCCATCGAGGTGACCGTCAAGGGGTCCACCGGCTATTACTGCGCCGGCATGAACAAGCAGGCGACCGTGCGCATCCACGGCTCGGCCGGTCCCGGCGTTGCCGAGAACATGATGAGCGGCACGGTCATCATTGATGGGGACGCCAGCCAGTACGCCGGCGCGACCGCCAATGGCGGCACGCTGATCATCAAAGGTAACGCCAGCTCGCGCTGCGGTATCTCGATGAAGGGCGTCGACATCATCGTGCACGGCAATGTCGGCCACATGAGTGCCTTCATGGCGCAGTCGGGCAACATGGTTGTGTGCGGCGACGCAGGCGATGCGCTGGGCGACAGCATTTACGAGGCGCGCCTGTTCGTGCGCGGTTCGGTCAAATCGCTGGGCGCCGACTGCATCGAAAAGGAAATGCGCCCCGAGCATCTTGAGATCCTCAAGGATCTGCTGGAGCGCGGCGAATGCGACGCCAAGCCCGAAGAGTTCAAGCGCTACGGGTCGGCCCGCAAGCTGTATAACTTCGACATCGACAACGCATATTAA
- a CDS encoding aminomethyltransferase family protein, whose protein sequence is MAIIWRHSALAHRHAEIGGELEDWNGMGTAWFYDHSEERAQADYEAVRTKAGLMDVSGLKKVHLTGPDAAHVIDRTTTRNVEKLMPGRAVYAAMLNEAGMFIDDCVIYRLSVNTWLVVHGTGAGMESMTTVAAGKNVTITFDDDLHDISLQGPVAVDFLADHVPGIRDLAYFGILQTKLFGCPVMISRTGYTGERGYEIFCQKKHVVQLWDQILDGGKDMGIRPVQFSTLDRLRTESYLLFFPGDNSETYPHENGDPAGDTLWELGLEFVVSPGKIGFIGAENHYALEGRERFKIYGVQLEGDTPADEGADLLQDGEKVGTVTYGMVSKVNNHNVGIARMPVDAAKPGTKLTVRNADGTEIPAVAAEMPFYDKDKKIRTAKG, encoded by the coding sequence ATGGCGATTATCTGGAGACACTCCGCGCTGGCACACCGCCATGCCGAAATCGGCGGCGAGCTGGAGGATTGGAATGGCATGGGAACCGCCTGGTTCTATGACCACAGCGAAGAACGCGCACAGGCCGATTACGAGGCGGTACGCACCAAGGCCGGCCTGATGGACGTGTCCGGCCTGAAGAAGGTTCACCTGACAGGCCCGGATGCGGCGCATGTCATCGACCGCACCACCACCCGCAACGTAGAAAAGCTGATGCCGGGCCGCGCGGTCTATGCCGCGATGCTGAACGAGGCGGGCATGTTCATCGACGATTGCGTGATTTATCGTCTGTCCGTCAACACTTGGCTGGTCGTTCACGGCACCGGCGCCGGTATGGAATCGATGACCACCGTTGCTGCTGGCAAGAACGTCACGATCACCTTCGACGACGATTTGCACGACATCTCGCTGCAAGGCCCCGTCGCGGTCGATTTCCTGGCCGATCATGTGCCCGGCATCCGTGATCTGGCCTATTTCGGCATCCTGCAGACCAAGCTGTTCGGCTGCCCGGTGATGATCTCGCGCACCGGCTACACCGGCGAGCGCGGCTATGAGATTTTCTGCCAGAAAAAGCATGTCGTGCAGCTGTGGGATCAGATCCTGGACGGCGGCAAGGACATGGGCATCCGCCCGGTGCAGTTCAGCACGCTGGACCGTCTGCGCACCGAATCATATCTGCTGTTCTTCCCCGGCGACAACTCGGAGACCTACCCGCACGAGAACGGCGATCCGGCGGGCGACACCCTGTGGGAGCTGGGCCTCGAATTCGTCGTCTCGCCCGGCAAGATCGGCTTTATCGGCGCGGAAAACCACTATGCGCTGGAGGGCCGCGAGCGGTTCAAGATCTACGGTGTCCAGCTGGAGGGTGACACACCCGCCGATGAGGGCGCAGATCTGCTACAGGACGGCGAAAAGGTTGGCACTGTGACCTATGGCATGGTGTCGAAGGTCAACAACCACAACGTCGGCATCGCCCGCATGCCCGTCGACGCGGCCAAGCCGGGAACCAAGCTGACCGTGCGCAACGCGGATGGCACCGAAATCCCGGCGGTCGCCGCGGAAATGCCATTCTACGACAAAGACAAGAAGATCCGCACAGCCAAGGGCTGA
- a CDS encoding glutamine amidotransferase family protein: MCGIVGLFLKDTSLEPNLGRMLTDMLITMTDRGPDSAGIAIYGTEHKGKVKLTVQSDHPDRDFAGLDKDLQKALGGDVTIRVNDTHAVIEIDTAWAAAGRTVLAELRPDVRIMSTGETLEIYKEVGLPKNVAARFDVSSMSGSHGIGHTRMATESAVTTMGAHPFNTGRDQCLVHNGSLSNHASLRRKLRKAGMHIETENDTEVGAAYVSWKMQNGSTLGEALASSIDDLDGFFNFVVGTKDGFGVVRDPIACKPAVMAETDQYVAFASEYRAFVNLPGIDHARVWEPEPATVYFWSHKAAPTATEKAA, from the coding sequence ATGTGCGGGATCGTAGGACTTTTTCTGAAGGACACGTCGCTTGAGCCTAATCTAGGCCGTATGCTGACGGACATGTTGATCACGATGACGGATCGTGGCCCCGATAGCGCGGGCATCGCCATCTATGGCACCGAACACAAAGGCAAGGTCAAGCTGACCGTGCAGTCGGATCATCCCGACCGCGATTTTGCAGGCCTCGACAAGGATCTGCAAAAGGCGCTGGGCGGTGATGTCACCATCCGCGTCAACGACACGCATGCCGTGATCGAAATCGACACAGCATGGGCTGCTGCAGGGCGCACCGTTCTGGCAGAGCTTCGCCCCGACGTGCGCATCATGAGCACCGGCGAAACGCTGGAAATCTACAAGGAAGTCGGCCTGCCGAAAAACGTCGCGGCACGCTTTGACGTCTCGTCGATGTCAGGCAGCCATGGCATCGGGCACACCCGCATGGCGACCGAATCGGCGGTGACCACGATGGGCGCGCACCCTTTCAACACCGGTCGCGATCAGTGCCTGGTGCATAACGGATCGCTGTCGAACCATGCCAGCCTGCGCCGCAAGCTGCGCAAGGCAGGCATGCATATCGAGACCGAAAACGACACTGAAGTTGGCGCCGCCTACGTCTCGTGGAAGATGCAGAACGGCTCCACCTTGGGTGAGGCGCTGGCCTCGAGCATTGACGATCTGGACGGGTTCTTCAACTTCGTCGTCGGCACCAAGGATGGCTTTGGCGTCGTGCGTGACCCCATCGCGTGCAAGCCCGCCGTCATGGCCGAAACCGATCAGTATGTCGCGTTCGCCAGCGAATACCGTGCGTTCGTGAACCTTCCGGGCATCGATCACGCCCGCGTCTGGGAGCCCGAGCCGGCAACCGTCTATTTCTGGAGCCACAAAGCAGCTCCGACCGCTACAGAGAAGGCTGCATAA
- a CDS encoding dimethylamine monooxygenase subunit DmmA family protein, protein MSKFEFPPSITSRPVWGRLEARAGKHHLMIAEAEGAESIIDIATPELMAKSHIIYIPKGTDFEGQLRDLNPAILHVGPSYSASLQRIRRVLLDAHMGLQVYLTGTESMMGQAMNEAVNAGIPHTAIQTEHRGSTARRMQCVHCKGITEDVEVDPYVCAHCGLHLFVRDHYSRRHAAYQGVCVDAEDPGNIPEQKRIYE, encoded by the coding sequence ATGTCGAAGTTTGAATTCCCCCCCTCGATCACCAGCCGCCCGGTCTGGGGCCGGCTCGAGGCGCGCGCGGGCAAGCATCACCTGATGATCGCCGAGGCCGAAGGTGCCGAATCGATCATCGACATCGCCACGCCCGAATTAATGGCGAAAAGCCACATCATCTATATCCCCAAAGGCACCGATTTCGAAGGCCAGCTGAGGGATCTGAACCCGGCGATCCTGCATGTCGGGCCCAGCTACTCTGCATCGCTTCAGCGGATTCGCCGTGTCCTGCTGGATGCCCATATGGGCCTTCAGGTTTACCTGACCGGCACCGAAAGCATGATGGGCCAGGCCATGAACGAGGCGGTGAATGCGGGTATCCCGCATACCGCCATCCAGACCGAACATCGCGGATCGACAGCGCGGCGGATGCAATGTGTGCACTGCAAGGGCATCACCGAGGATGTCGAGGTTGACCCCTATGTCTGTGCCCATTGCGGCCTGCACCTGTTCGTGCGCGATCACTATTCGCGCCGCCACGCCGCCTATCAGGGCGTCTGCGTCGACGCCGAGGATCCGGGTAACATCCCCGAACAGAAGAGGATTTACGAATGA